A single Thermoanaerobacterium sp. RBIITD DNA region contains:
- the panB gene encoding 3-methyl-2-oxobutanoate hydroxymethyltransferase — translation MNDKVTVSTLRKYKAEGKKITALTAYDYPTAKILDECGVDMLLVGDSLGMVVLGYDSTIPVTMEDMVHHTKAVTRATQRAFVIADMPFMSYNISKENALRNAARLIAEGGAQSIKLEGGIEVAETVIAIVSAGIPVVGHIGLTPQSINQLGGYKVQGRDEEKASKLKKDAKSLEDAGICALVLECVPMELAKDITESISIPTIGIGAGPYCDGQILVTHDMLGFTQGHRPKFVKQYANIDKIIRDSVNNYISDIQNYLFPTIENSFTLRKKDSK, via the coding sequence ATGAATGATAAAGTTACTGTGTCAACTTTAAGAAAATATAAAGCAGAAGGAAAAAAAATAACCGCTTTGACAGCATATGATTATCCAACTGCGAAGATTCTCGACGAATGCGGTGTAGATATGCTATTAGTTGGTGACTCCCTCGGCATGGTAGTTTTAGGCTATGATAGCACTATCCCTGTTACAATGGAGGATATGGTACATCATACGAAGGCTGTTACAAGGGCAACCCAAAGAGCTTTTGTCATAGCAGATATGCCTTTCATGTCATACAACATTTCGAAAGAAAATGCACTAAGAAATGCAGCAAGGCTTATCGCTGAAGGTGGTGCACAATCTATAAAACTCGAAGGTGGGATAGAAGTAGCAGAGACAGTAATAGCAATTGTCAGTGCGGGTATACCTGTTGTAGGCCATATCGGGCTTACACCGCAATCCATAAATCAGCTCGGCGGTTATAAGGTTCAAGGTAGAGATGAAGAAAAAGCTTCGAAATTAAAAAAAGATGCAAAATCACTCGAAGATGCTGGTATTTGCGCTCTTGTACTGGAATGTGTACCAATGGAACTTGCAAAAGATATTACTGAAAGTATCTCAATCCCGACAATTGGAATTGGTGCAGGCCCCTATTGTGATGGGCAGATACTTGTAACACACGATATGTTGGGTTTTACACAAGGTCATAGGCCGAAATTTGTAAAACAGTATGCTAATATAGATAAAATAATCAGAGATTCTGTTAATAATTATATTTCTGATATTCAGAATTATTTATTCCCGACTATAGAAAATTCATTTACTTTGAGAAAGAAGGATTCAAAATGA
- the cas4 gene encoding CRISPR-associated protein Cas4, with protein sequence MNITGTEINYYLVCIRKLWLYTHGITMEQNSNYVDIGKAIHEYSFEREHKEVLIDGMVMLDFINKKFQINETKKSKAMENATRYQILYYIYYLKNKGVDGVTGIIHYMDNHTKEEVCLSEEDEKQIKEIITKINVIKIMDKPPNVNRIKACSKCSYFELCFC encoded by the coding sequence ATGAATATTACAGGTACTGAAATAAATTATTATTTAGTCTGCATAAGAAAACTATGGCTATATACACACGGAATTACCATGGAACAGAATTCAAATTATGTTGACATTGGGAAAGCCATACATGAATACAGTTTCGAAAGAGAGCACAAAGAAGTATTAATAGATGGCATGGTAATGCTCGATTTTATAAATAAGAAATTTCAAATAAATGAAACAAAAAAAAGCAAAGCAATGGAGAATGCAACAAGATATCAGATTTTGTATTATATATATTATCTTAAAAATAAAGGGGTAGATGGTGTGACAGGAATAATTCATTATATGGACAATCATACAAAAGAAGAGGTTTGTTTATCCGAAGAAGATGAGAAGCAAATAAAAGAAATAATAACAAAAATAAATGTAATAAAAATTATGGATAAACCTCCAAATGTTAATAGAATCAAAGCATGTTCGAAATGCAGTTATTTTGAACTGTGCTTTTGTTAG
- a CDS encoding Rossmann-like and DUF2520 domain-containing protein yields the protein MSVGFIGAGKVGTGLGILLSNALIQVSGYLSRNINSSIKASSLTNSKAFLKYEDIINASDMIIISTKDDSISDIVQKILKYKHLIDGKIFAHLSGSIPIDVLKPLKEYGSHIMVLHPVQTCPSIEAAVSLLPKSYFTIEGDNYAAKAGITLVESIGGSPIMIEKVNKALYHAACVVASNYLVTLVKSANELLKASGFPVEKYPDLLIPLINGTLKNIKEKGCEASLSGPIARCDIETVKKHVVNIKDSELLNLYKVLGKMAINHFMKSGNGKNKNMIKMEEILNE from the coding sequence TTGTCGGTTGGATTTATCGGGGCAGGTAAGGTTGGCACAGGCCTTGGTATTTTATTATCAAATGCTTTAATACAAGTCTCAGGATATTTAAGTCGCAATATTAATTCATCCATTAAAGCTTCATCATTAACAAATTCAAAAGCTTTTTTAAAGTATGAAGACATCATTAATGCGTCAGATATGATTATAATCAGTACGAAAGATGACAGTATAAGCGATATTGTACAAAAAATTTTAAAGTATAAGCATTTAATAGATGGTAAAATTTTTGCACACTTGAGTGGTTCAATTCCTATTGATGTCTTAAAACCACTTAAAGAATATGGATCACATATAATGGTTTTGCATCCTGTGCAAACATGCCCATCAATTGAGGCTGCAGTTTCATTATTGCCTAAAAGCTATTTCACTATTGAAGGGGATAATTATGCCGCTAAAGCCGGTATAACTTTAGTTGAATCAATAGGCGGCAGTCCAATAATGATTGAAAAAGTGAATAAGGCACTTTATCATGCGGCATGTGTTGTAGCATCAAATTATCTTGTGACATTAGTAAAATCAGCAAATGAATTACTAAAAGCTTCTGGATTCCCTGTAGAAAAATATCCCGATCTACTTATACCATTGATAAACGGAACTTTGAAAAATATCAAAGAAAAGGGGTGTGAAGCATCACTATCAGGGCCAATTGCAAGGTGCGATATAGAAACAGTAAAAAAACACGTAGTAAATATAAAAGATAGTGAGCTTTTAAATCTTTATAAGGTTCTTGGGAAAATGGCAATAAATCATTTTATGAAATCTGGCAATGGTAAAAACAAAAATATGATTAAAATGGAGGAGATTTTAAATGAATGA
- the cas2 gene encoding CRISPR-associated endonuclease Cas2, with protein MYVLLVYDVEEKKVTKINKYLKTYLNWVQNSVFEGELTDAQLNRIELWIKSNLDLENDSVMIYTASSEKWLTKKVLGLEKNPIVNIL; from the coding sequence ATGTATGTACTTTTAGTTTATGATGTTGAAGAAAAGAAAGTGACTAAAATCAATAAATATTTAAAAACATATTTAAATTGGGTACAGAATTCAGTTTTTGAAGGAGAGCTAACGGACGCCCAGTTGAATAGAATCGAATTGTGGATAAAATCAAACCTTGATTTAGAAAATGATTCTGTAATGATATATACAGCAAGTTCCGAAAAATGGTTGACGAAAAAAGTCTTAGGGCTTGAGAAAAATCCAATCGTTAATATACTATAA
- the panC gene encoding pantoate--beta-alanine ligase codes for MIVVDKIDDVRKIVKKQKSQGMSIGLVPTMGYLHEGHLSLVKKAKENSDFVCASIFVNPIQFGPNEDYDKYPRDVKRDVKLLEENGCDLVFIPSVEEMYPNERLTTVSVSKITNKLCGAYRPGHFVGVCTVVTKLFNIFTPDIAVFGQKDAQQVAVIKKMVDDLNIPVKIIKAPIVREKDGLALSSRNIYLDADERKAALVLSKSLKEAKIMLEKGEKNASLIINIVKEVLKQEPLCEIQYVSCVHPDTLEDLTTIDDRALIALACYIGKTRLIDNLLWGEDI; via the coding sequence ATGATAGTTGTTGATAAGATTGATGATGTGAGGAAAATAGTAAAGAAGCAAAAATCACAGGGTATGTCGATCGGCCTCGTCCCAACTATGGGATATCTGCATGAAGGTCATCTTTCATTGGTCAAAAAAGCGAAGGAGAATTCAGATTTTGTATGTGCAAGTATATTTGTAAATCCGATACAATTTGGACCAAATGAAGATTATGATAAATATCCAAGAGACGTCAAAAGAGATGTTAAACTTTTGGAAGAGAATGGCTGTGACCTCGTCTTTATACCATCGGTTGAAGAAATGTATCCGAATGAAAGACTTACAACAGTAAGTGTAAGTAAAATCACAAACAAACTATGCGGTGCATATAGACCAGGTCACTTTGTTGGTGTATGCACTGTCGTGACAAAGCTTTTTAATATTTTCACACCAGACATTGCAGTTTTTGGTCAGAAAGATGCACAGCAGGTTGCAGTAATTAAAAAGATGGTTGATGATTTAAATATTCCTGTAAAAATAATCAAAGCACCTATTGTCAGGGAAAAAGATGGTCTCGCATTAAGCTCAAGAAATATTTATTTAGATGCTGATGAAAGAAAAGCCGCATTAGTTTTAAGTAAGTCGTTAAAAGAAGCAAAGATTATGCTCGAAAAAGGTGAAAAAAATGCTTCGCTAATAATTAATATTGTCAAGGAAGTATTAAAACAAGAGCCATTATGTGAAATTCAATATGTATCATGTGTACATCCAGATACACTTGAGGATTTGACAACAATAGATGATAGAGCACTTATTGCATTAGCATGTTATATAGGTAAAACAAGATTAATCGATAATCTACTATGGGGTGAGGATATCTAA
- a CDS encoding CRISPR-associated helicase/endonuclease Cas3 produces the protein MGRKILAKGIENGGETLIEHTKRALNVFKSVRNAFPEIPKIVDNEKFYENLFISIFLHDFGKAAVGFQKMLMTGEKWGYRHEILSAGFISCLKYPENVKKNIALAIITHHRDLFELQENYSTISPTGQENYLNKLKELDKNFSYLQFMLNQLKDWSYEYLGYYHDIILKEVSLDMLIDAYKYTVVDYLNDYENKKVEDVKNRMLLKGFLTTCDHLSSASYDHIILAVNDMKSIYNFKQYKEVQYEAMTTKGSAILIAPTGYGKTEASLLWSDFNQNSIKGKRVFYVLPYTASINAMYKRFVNTIGDGKVALLHGKSSYFLYKEFSKLSEDYVSVKKYVKNVQSLAKKLYKPYKVLTPFQILKYFFGVKGYEQHIGEMTEGLFILDEIHAYDPHTTALLIDILKYLKENYSAEVFIMSATLPDFIKNMFKNELNIDTEIVVDTGELRKIKRHRINIIKGNIFDNIDIIIDEIKKRNRKILIVCNTVKNAQNIYSKLKNYSQSRALLHSRLILLDREKVENILKDVNILVGTQAVEVSLDIDYDVLFTEPAPIDALIQRFGRVNRKGEKGISNIYIFSEGSEADKFIYKNQQILNNTIKLLGECDVLDEQSIQELVNEVYKNGYDERDLEEFNQARKSFENVIKNLVPFIDNKQVKEDFYSLFDNREVVPTRFKDLYLNLVKEKKYYDAMGYILSISEGKFISLSKKGLTDKIDDDVYEVMCDYDDELGLLESDGSNFL, from the coding sequence ATGGGTAGAAAAATACTTGCAAAGGGAATAGAAAATGGAGGAGAAACTTTAATAGAACATACGAAACGTGCTTTAAATGTATTTAAAAGCGTTAGAAATGCTTTCCCTGAGATACCCAAAATTGTAGATAATGAAAAGTTTTATGAAAATCTATTTATATCAATATTTTTACATGACTTCGGTAAGGCAGCGGTTGGTTTTCAAAAGATGCTGATGACGGGCGAGAAATGGGGTTATAGGCATGAAATATTATCAGCAGGCTTTATTTCATGCCTTAAATACCCTGAAAATGTGAAAAAGAATATTGCACTTGCGATTATAACACATCATAGAGATTTATTTGAATTACAAGAGAATTATTCAACCATATCCCCGACAGGCCAAGAAAATTATTTAAATAAATTAAAAGAATTAGATAAAAATTTTAGTTATCTCCAATTTATGTTAAATCAATTAAAAGATTGGAGTTATGAATATCTTGGATATTATCATGATATCATATTAAAAGAAGTTTCCTTAGATATGCTTATTGATGCCTATAAATATACGGTTGTTGATTATTTAAATGACTATGAAAATAAAAAAGTTGAAGATGTAAAAAATAGGATGTTGTTAAAAGGGTTTTTGACAACTTGTGATCATCTATCATCTGCTTCATACGATCATATTATATTAGCAGTAAATGATATGAAGTCTATATATAATTTTAAACAATATAAAGAGGTTCAATATGAAGCCATGACAACAAAAGGGTCTGCTATTTTAATTGCACCTACAGGATATGGGAAAACAGAAGCTTCATTATTATGGAGTGATTTTAATCAAAATAGCATAAAAGGTAAAAGAGTTTTTTATGTTTTGCCATATACAGCTAGTATTAATGCTATGTATAAAAGATTTGTTAATACTATTGGCGATGGTAAAGTAGCATTATTACATGGCAAATCATCATATTTCCTCTATAAAGAATTTAGCAAATTAAGTGAGGACTATGTTTCTGTAAAGAAATATGTTAAAAATGTACAAAGCTTAGCAAAAAAACTTTATAAACCATATAAAGTTTTGACACCGTTTCAAATACTAAAGTACTTTTTTGGTGTAAAAGGATATGAACAACACATTGGTGAAATGACAGAAGGTTTATTTATTCTCGATGAGATACATGCATATGATCCTCATACAACTGCATTATTGATTGATATTTTAAAATATTTAAAAGAAAATTATTCTGCAGAAGTTTTTATTATGTCTGCAACTCTACCAGATTTTATAAAAAACATGTTTAAAAACGAATTAAACATTGATACAGAAATTGTCGTAGATACAGGAGAACTAAGGAAGATAAAAAGACATAGAATTAATATAATTAAAGGCAATATATTTGATAATATTGACATAATTATAGACGAGATTAAAAAAAGAAATAGAAAAATATTAATTGTTTGTAATACCGTCAAGAATGCGCAAAACATTTATAGTAAATTAAAAAATTATAGCCAAAGTAGGGCGCTTCTTCATAGCAGATTAATCCTATTAGATAGAGAAAAAGTAGAAAACATATTAAAGGATGTAAATATACTTGTTGGGACACAGGCTGTAGAAGTATCATTAGATATAGATTATGATGTTTTATTTACTGAACCGGCTCCTATAGATGCTCTTATACAAAGATTTGGAAGGGTAAACAGAAAGGGAGAAAAAGGGATAAGCAATATATATATATTTAGTGAAGGATCGGAAGCTGATAAATTTATCTATAAAAATCAACAGATTTTAAACAATACTATAAAATTACTTGGCGAATGCGACGTTTTAGATGAACAATCAATTCAAGAGCTTGTTAATGAAGTATATAAAAATGGTTATGATGAACGTGATTTAGAAGAATTTAATCAAGCGAGAAAAAGCTTTGAAAATGTAATAAAGAATTTAGTTCCTTTTATAGATAATAAGCAAGTTAAAGAAGATTTTTATTCACTCTTTGATAATAGAGAAGTAGTTCCTACTAGGTTTAAAGATTTATATCTCAATTTGGTAAAAGAAAAGAAATATTATGATGCAATGGGCTATATTTTGAGCATTTCGGAAGGTAAGTTTATTTCTCTATCAAAGAAGGGCTTGACTGATAAAATAGACGATGATGTTTATGAGGTAATGTGTGACTATGATGATGAACTCGGCTTATTAGAAAGCGATGGTTCAAATTTTCTATAA
- the cas1b gene encoding type I-B CRISPR-associated endonuclease Cas1b has protein sequence MKKIIYINSNGRLSRKDNTINFESEAGNKPIPVQNTEEIYLFGEIDMNSKAINFLAQNKITVHLFNYYGFYTGSFYPREYLPSGFLLVKQVEKYKDMDERLKIAKEFIRTASHNILKNVKYYSNRKDGLDEYVTSIEKERENIDIVRDVKELMGVEGRIRNTYYKTFKIITNGEYDFKNRIMNPPDNPINALISFGNSLMYTTVLSEIYNTQLNPTVSYLHEPGERRFSLCLDISEVFKPIIVDRIIFSLINQGMIKKNHFDEDLNMCYLNDNGRRIFEREYDEKLNTIIKHPKLNRSVSYRRLIRIECYKLMKHILDEEKYEGLKMWW, from the coding sequence ATGAAAAAGATTATTTATATAAATAGCAATGGTAGATTGAGTCGTAAAGACAATACAATCAATTTTGAAAGTGAAGCGGGCAATAAACCAATACCTGTACAAAATACAGAAGAAATATATCTATTTGGTGAAATAGATATGAATTCAAAAGCAATCAATTTTTTAGCGCAGAATAAAATAACAGTACATCTATTTAATTATTATGGCTTTTATACAGGCAGCTTTTATCCCAGGGAATATCTTCCATCCGGCTTTTTGCTTGTTAAGCAAGTAGAAAAATATAAAGATATGGATGAGAGATTAAAAATTGCAAAAGAATTTATAAGAACAGCATCACACAATATATTAAAAAATGTAAAGTATTATTCTAATAGAAAAGATGGACTTGATGAATATGTGACATCTATCGAAAAGGAAAGGGAGAATATAGATATAGTACGTGATGTTAAGGAATTAATGGGTGTTGAAGGAAGGATTAGAAATACATATTATAAAACATTCAAGATTATCACGAATGGTGAATATGATTTTAAAAATAGAATTATGAATCCTCCTGATAACCCGATAAATGCTCTTATATCATTTGGTAATTCCCTTATGTATACAACAGTTTTATCAGAGATATATAATACACAGTTAAATCCAACAGTAAGTTATCTGCATGAGCCAGGTGAGAGACGTTTTTCATTGTGTCTTGATATAAGTGAGGTTTTTAAGCCGATAATAGTAGATCGTATTATTTTTTCTCTTATAAATCAAGGAATGATAAAAAAGAACCATTTTGACGAAGATCTAAATATGTGCTATTTAAATGATAATGGTAGAAGGATATTTGAAAGAGAATATGACGAAAAGCTAAATACAATAATAAAACATCCAAAACTTAACAGAAGTGTAAGTTACCGTAGGTTAATCCGCATAGAATGTTACAAGCTAATGAAACATATTTTGGATGAAGAAAAATATGAAGGGTTAAAAATGTGGTGGTAA
- the cas7i gene encoding type I-B CRISPR-associated protein Cas7/Cst2/DevR: MNNVNGFMLVDAPASALNNAGTDIGSKTENTVAVKKIRRGRGEYVYVSGQAVRYWFRDSLQNIFDWQLSPIERQAKIAFTNADPFNYPDDDVFGYMKAQGKKEGGTLTRLSPFKCSPLISVAPVNIVNDFGVMARHEGDPVPYEHQFYSTVLKGIFSLDLDAVGKFSKVNKTGYMNITDLYKDKWEEAGCSIDKNDDVVLPADVRAKRASELIGVLPYLYGGAKQTSHLTDVSPKFLVLAILNCGNNIFMNIVEDVQGEAHINVKAIKEVILDYKDNIISDIFISKREGFLDEYNNELDELCKSLNSEQGFKFSVKLQSINKAVSDFMEIIRDFYTR; this comes from the coding sequence ATGAATAATGTTAATGGATTTATGTTAGTAGATGCACCTGCATCAGCTTTAAATAATGCTGGTACTGATATAGGTTCAAAAACTGAAAATACAGTAGCTGTGAAAAAGATTAGAAGGGGAAGAGGTGAATATGTTTATGTTTCAGGACAAGCAGTAAGATATTGGTTCAGAGATTCTTTACAAAATATTTTTGATTGGCAATTATCACCAATTGAAAGGCAAGCAAAGATAGCATTTACAAATGCTGACCCATTTAATTATCCTGATGATGATGTTTTTGGATATATGAAAGCTCAAGGCAAAAAAGAAGGAGGCACATTGACAAGGCTTTCCCCGTTTAAATGTTCTCCATTGATATCTGTAGCACCTGTCAATATTGTAAATGACTTTGGTGTTATGGCAAGACATGAAGGTGATCCAGTTCCATATGAGCATCAATTTTATTCAACAGTTTTGAAGGGAATATTTTCTCTTGATTTAGATGCGGTTGGAAAGTTTAGCAAGGTAAATAAGACAGGATACATGAATATAACAGATTTATATAAAGATAAATGGGAAGAAGCTGGTTGCTCGATTGACAAAAATGATGATGTCGTATTGCCGGCAGATGTTAGAGCAAAAAGAGCCAGTGAGCTTATAGGTGTTTTACCATACCTCTATGGCGGCGCTAAACAGACAAGCCATTTGACTGATGTCTCACCGAAGTTCTTAGTGTTAGCTATACTTAATTGTGGCAATAATATTTTTATGAATATAGTTGAAGATGTACAAGGTGAAGCACATATAAATGTTAAAGCAATAAAAGAGGTTATACTCGACTATAAAGATAATATAATTTCAGATATATTTATTAGTAAAAGAGAAGGCTTCTTAGATGAGTATAATAATGAATTAGATGAATTATGTAAAAGCCTCAATAGTGAACAAGGATTTAAATTTAGTGTAAAATTACAATCAATTAATAAAGCTGTATCTGACTTTATGGAGATTATTAGGGATTTCTATACGAGGTGA
- the cas8a1 gene encoding type I-B CRISPR-associated protein Cas8b1/Cst1 produces MNNIFTYTGNPFVDAGITALLVWSNKDKPEDIDIDDVKNLANEITELYLEKNWNKIMFSIFPNSKITNPSIKDKKDAYKKFLDELIDDIVPIDTDGNCIACGRRSSNKPYTKTQIPLTGSSDFINFFSYGKEGADYCPACVLAIQFAPLVFYKCGNLVCLQSNNSDFLRIYANRCKNSVEDQKASKNYTGCMDEGFFNTVNALFHLASDIILTYDRRNWQDDKTSIRMYHFTNYNQPPIDNLSIYDMPDKIFRFLAYVLQHEEKDNWKRVIKRSYIVTKKINLDNEEEYKNLKNDIYERLLRGNSILKYFIDYGERNVYVGWSLLEYYMKGVRDMDQKRLDAIKKVGDEIALLIKSKNKVKRLTQIENAKTYSDFRNVLRYVIKDRIAEGFEEPLFTLDDYENYLFPDESLSWKETQDLIIFRLYEKLHKWLIESKEIEVSDEEENIDNEEEDIIYE; encoded by the coding sequence ATGAATAACATATTTACATATACGGGGAATCCATTTGTTGATGCAGGGATAACAGCTTTGCTTGTATGGTCCAATAAAGATAAGCCAGAAGATATAGATATTGACGATGTAAAAAATTTGGCTAATGAAATTACAGAGCTATATTTAGAGAAAAATTGGAATAAAATTATGTTCTCTATTTTTCCCAATAGCAAGATTACAAATCCAAGTATAAAAGATAAAAAGGATGCATATAAAAAATTTTTAGATGAATTAATTGATGATATAGTTCCCATTGATACAGATGGTAATTGTATAGCGTGTGGTAGAAGAAGTTCTAATAAACCATATACAAAAACACAGATTCCCTTAACTGGATCTAGCGATTTTATTAACTTCTTTTCATATGGGAAAGAAGGTGCCGATTATTGCCCGGCTTGTGTTCTTGCAATACAATTTGCACCACTTGTTTTTTATAAATGTGGTAATTTAGTTTGCCTGCAGTCTAATAATAGCGATTTTTTAAGAATATATGCCAACAGATGTAAAAACTCAGTAGAGGATCAAAAGGCATCGAAAAATTATACTGGATGTATGGATGAAGGATTTTTTAATACTGTAAATGCTTTATTTCATTTAGCATCTGATATTATATTGACATATGATAGAAGGAATTGGCAAGATGATAAAACAAGTATAAGAATGTATCATTTTACAAATTATAATCAGCCGCCAATTGATAATCTTTCTATTTATGATATGCCAGATAAAATTTTTAGGTTTCTTGCATATGTATTGCAACATGAAGAAAAAGATAACTGGAAAAGGGTCATTAAGAGAAGTTATATTGTCACAAAAAAAATCAATTTAGATAATGAAGAAGAATATAAGAATCTTAAAAATGATATTTATGAGAGGCTTTTAAGAGGAAATTCAATATTAAAATACTTTATTGATTACGGTGAAAGAAATGTTTATGTTGGCTGGAGCCTCCTTGAATATTATATGAAAGGGGTTAGAGACATGGACCAAAAGAGGCTTGATGCTATAAAAAAGGTAGGCGACGAGATAGCTCTTTTAATAAAATCAAAAAATAAGGTTAAAAGGTTAACTCAGATTGAAAATGCGAAAACATATAGTGATTTTAGAAATGTTTTGAGGTATGTGATAAAAGACAGGATAGCAGAAGGATTTGAAGAGCCGCTATTTACACTTGATGATTACGAAAATTATCTTTTTCCAGATGAGAGCTTATCGTGGAAAGAGACCCAAGATTTAATAATTTTTAGATTATATGAAAAGCTTCATAAATGGCTTATAGAATCAAAAGAAATAGAAGTTTCAGACGAAGAGGAGAATATTGATAATGAAGAGGAGGATATAATCTATGAATAA
- the cas6 gene encoding CRISPR-associated endoribonuclease Cas6, which translates to MRIKLTLLPEKDKSLNLNYNYFISSWIYHILKNSNLEYAEKLHEEGYKYGSKIFKLFTFSQLRCKNVQVDRENIKFMDNTYLFISSPKAEFLVNFVKQLVNESYLIIQDYKFEIKLVETLKEPDFKEVNKFICLSPVISSTAKMKNGKKVPWNLSINDEAFVDNIKSNIIEKYFVLNNTLPDNLSINIEFDQEYISKHPKGKLINFKNIPVKGYMAPFIMSGNKELIKVAYNCGIGEKNSAGFGMIEIINA; encoded by the coding sequence ATGCGTATAAAATTAACATTGCTACCCGAAAAAGATAAGTCACTAAATTTAAACTATAATTATTTTATATCATCTTGGATTTATCATATATTAAAGAATTCTAATTTAGAATATGCAGAAAAACTTCATGAAGAAGGATATAAATATGGTAGCAAGATATTTAAATTATTTACATTTTCACAATTGAGGTGCAAAAATGTTCAAGTAGATCGTGAAAATATAAAATTCATGGATAACACATATTTATTTATATCATCTCCAAAAGCTGAATTTTTAGTTAATTTTGTAAAACAACTTGTAAATGAGAGTTATTTGATAATACAGGATTATAAATTTGAGATAAAGCTAGTAGAAACATTAAAAGAACCTGATTTTAAAGAGGTAAATAAATTTATATGCCTTTCACCGGTTATTTCATCTACAGCTAAAATGAAAAATGGAAAGAAAGTGCCTTGGAATCTATCGATAAATGATGAAGCATTTGTAGATAATATAAAAAGTAATATTATAGAAAAATATTTTGTATTAAATAATACACTACCGGATAATCTAAGTATTAATATAGAATTTGATCAAGAATATATTAGTAAACATCCAAAGGGTAAATTAATTAATTTTAAAAATATTCCTGTAAAGGGCTATATGGCACCATTCATAATGTCAGGGAATAAGGAATTAATTAAAGTTGCTTATAACTGTGGAATTGGCGAAAAAAATAGTGCAGGTTTTGGGATGATAGAAATTATTAATGCATAA
- the cas5b gene encoding type I-B CRISPR-associated protein Cas5b: MKVLRVHIKGWTASFRYPMFITGYQPTLPVPPLSTIYGLLSSARGEYTTPDDTAAGYVMKSEAKSTDLETIYMLSSKKGVVSNVCKREFLYNPDLYIYLTNLDFENYFKKPVYPLLLGRSSDLVMVDKIETIELHKNKNKIRVGKCVVPFGEEGVWGPLQALPTYFTNDIPREAVGVKPFYVLEDFIEYEGDNFLYDEEMDWGVFIHG, from the coding sequence ATGAAAGTCTTAAGAGTGCACATTAAAGGTTGGACAGCTTCATTTAGATATCCGATGTTTATAACAGGATATCAACCAACATTACCTGTACCACCATTATCAACAATATATGGTTTATTATCATCAGCAAGGGGAGAATATACTACACCTGATGATACTGCGGCAGGATATGTTATGAAAAGTGAAGCAAAATCTACTGATTTAGAGACAATATATATGCTATCAAGTAAAAAAGGAGTAGTATCGAATGTATGTAAAAGAGAGTTTTTATATAATCCAGATCTTTACATATATCTGACAAATTTGGATTTTGAAAATTACTTTAAAAAACCTGTTTATCCTTTATTGCTTGGTAGGAGCTCAGACCTTGTTATGGTTGATAAAATAGAGACGATTGAATTGCATAAAAATAAAAACAAAATAAGAGTAGGTAAATGTGTTGTACCGTTTGGTGAAGAAGGGGTATGGGGACCACTGCAAGCATTACCAACATATTTTACAAATGATATTCCACGAGAAGCAGTGGGTGTAAAACCATTTTATGTATTAGAGGATTTTATAGAATATGAAGGCGATAATTTTCTTTATGATGAAGAAATGGATTGGGGAGTATTTATACATGGGTAG